AGGGCCGCCGCGATCACGAAGAGCGCGACGACGCCGACGGGCACGTTGATGTAGAAGACCCAGCGCCAGGAGAGGTGCTCGGTGAAGACACCGCCGAGGAGCGGGCCGAGGACGCTGGTCGTGCCGAAGACGGCGCCGAAGACCCCCTGGTACCTGCCGCGGTCGCGAGGGGCGACGAGGTCGCCGACGATCGCCATGGACAGCACCATCAGACCGCCGCCGCCCAGGCCCTGCACGGCGCGGTAGGCGATGAGCTGCGGCATGTCCTGCGCGATGCCGCAGAGCACCGAGCCCAGCAGGAAGATCACGATCGCGGTCTGGAAGAGCCGCTTGCGGCCGTACTGGTCGCCCAGCTTGCCCCACAGGGGGGTGGCCGCGGTGGCCGCGAGCATGTAGGCGGTGACGACCCAGGAGAGGTGGTCCATGCCGCCGAGCTCGCTGACGATCGTCGGCAGGGCCGTCGACACGATGGTCTGGTCGAGCGCGGCGAGCAGCATGCCGAGGAGCAGGGCCCCGATGGGCACCAGGACCGTCCGCCGGTCGTAGCCCGCGCCGGGGGCCGGGCTGGTGGCCGGGGTGCCGACTGGCCGCGTCATGGGCGCCTCCCTCGCTGTCTCCCCATCCATCGTGGGCGGTCTGGCCGGTTATGGCCTGCCGAGCGGGACGCGGACTGTTGGGAACGTCACGTCGTACCTGCATAATCGCTGCGTTCACGGGGGTCGTGTTTCAGCCAGCAGCACCGTCAGGGGAGGAACCCGCAGTGGCCGGAGAGGTCTGTCCTGGGTGCGGTGCGCCCGCGGCGGCGCGGACGGCGGGCTGCGCCTGCGCCACCGCCCACGGCCCGGGCCCCGCGCCGGGCGCGTTCGAACCGCTGCGGATACGGCCGTACGTGCAGCTCCGCCCCTCCCCCGCGCCCGGCCCGGACGCGGACGCGGACGCGGACGCGGTTGCGGGTGCCGGTGCCGGTGCGGGTGCGGACGTCGGGTCCGCCGCGGGTACGGGCCCGGGCCCGGGCGGCCCCGGGTCCGGACCGGGCCCGGGCGTGGGCGGCGGTACGGCTCCGTGGGGCGCGGGCCGCGACACCGGGTACGTGGACCACGGCGGGCCCACGGGGCCGATCGGGTACGACGGACACGGCGGGTACGGGGAGCACCCGGACGCCGGGCCCCACCCCGGGTCCCACCCCGGGCCCCTCCCCCAGGCGCAGGCCCAGACCCACCCCGGGCCCCTCCCCCAGGCCCAGGGCCACGCCGACGCCACCGCTCACACCCCCGCCACCGCTCCGCACGCCGCCCTCCCGGACGGTGCCGGGGCCGTGCACGACGCCGGGCTCGTCGACGTCACCCCGCCGCACGTGGCCGGCCCGACCGGCCCGGGGCGGGCGCGGCGGCGCGCGGAGGCGCGCGGACGGCGGGGCTCCCGTACGCCGGGACCGGTCGCCGGGGTGCTGGCGGCCGTCGTCGCGGTGGTGGGGGTGGCGGCCTTCGCGGGCGGCCTGTTCGACGGGGACGGTTCGGCCGACCGGGTGGCGCCCGACCCGCGGCCCAGCGTGCCGCCGTGGCCCGAGGCCGTCACCGGGACGCCGACGCCGGAGGCGAGCGGCGCGCCGTCAGGGAGCGCGCGGCCGTCGACGTCCGAGCCGTCGGCGCCCCCGCCGTCGGCGCCGGGGCGCCCGTCCGGCTCCGGCGCCCCGGGGGGCTCCGGAGAGGCGACGGCGCCGGACGCGACCGCCGCCCCCGCCGCGGCCGCCGCGTCCCCGGGGCACTCGGCGCCGGTGGACGAGCGGCCACCGCCCTCGCCCGGCGCCTCCGCGTCCCAGGCGACCGGCGGGCCCGTCCTCAGCCGCGGCGACCGTGGCCGGGCCGTCTCCGACCTCCAGCACCGGCTGCGCCAGGTGGGCCTGTACGACGGCCCCCCGCACGGCCGCTACGACAAGGACGTCGAGCGCGCGGTCGCCGCCTACCAGTCCGGTCGCGGCATCACGACCGACCCGAGCGGCGTCTACGGCGCGGACACGCGCACCGCCCTGGAAGCCGAGACCTCGGGACACTGACCGGGCCACCCCGCCCGTTCGGGCAGCCCGCCCGCCTCGCCGCACACCGCCGCACCGTCGCCC
This portion of the Streptomyces changanensis genome encodes:
- a CDS encoding peptidoglycan-binding domain-containing protein — protein: MAGEVCPGCGAPAAARTAGCACATAHGPGPAPGAFEPLRIRPYVQLRPSPAPGPDADADADAVAGAGAGAGADVGSAAGTGPGPGGPGSGPGPGVGGGTAPWGAGRDTGYVDHGGPTGPIGYDGHGGYGEHPDAGPHPGSHPGPLPQAQAQTHPGPLPQAQGHADATAHTPATAPHAALPDGAGAVHDAGLVDVTPPHVAGPTGPGRARRRAEARGRRGSRTPGPVAGVLAAVVAVVGVAAFAGGLFDGDGSADRVAPDPRPSVPPWPEAVTGTPTPEASGAPSGSARPSTSEPSAPPPSAPGRPSGSGAPGGSGEATAPDATAAPAAAAASPGHSAPVDERPPPSPGASASQATGGPVLSRGDRGRAVSDLQHRLRQVGLYDGPPHGRYDKDVERAVAAYQSGRGITTDPSGVYGADTRTALEAETSGH